TCAGAAGAACTTTACTACTTGTGTGAACAGTATGTAGACAGCTGGTGGAGAGAAGGATTCATGAAAGGTGAAAAGAAATATAAAATGAGGCTGCACTAGCAGCAGTTCTAAACCGTCGACCTGTCCCATATAGTTTATTATCAGGGACTAGCTGGGAAGGATGGTTTAGAACATGCTGAAGAAACTCAAATTCGGATTATTTGCAGCCGGCCTTGTCGTGCTGTTCCTTATATTGCAATATGATTTTACCGAGAATGATTCCTGGGAATCGTGGAACCTGCCACTGTCGGGAAAAATCATATACCTTGATCCTGGACATGGAGGCGTTGACCCGGGAGCAGGAGAAGAGGAACCCTTTGAAAAAGATATCGCGCTGAGTGTCTCCTTGAAATTAAGGGATTACCTACAGCAACAGGGAGCACTTGTCATCATGACTCGTGAGACAGATGTCGACCTCGCGGATAAAGGGCTCAAGGGCTACAGTAAGAGAAAGGTCCAGGATTTAAAGAGAAGACTGGACTTGGTAAATGATTCTGAAGCCGATTTTTTTGCAACGATACACTTGAACGCGATCCCATCCTCCAAATGGAAAGGGGCGCAAACCTTCTACTCCACGAATTATAAAGAGAACAAACGAGCCGCCAAACTGATCCAGGATGAATTACGCCGAAATCTTGAAAACACAGACCGAGATGCAAAGGCTGCGAACGGTATTTATTTATTGAAGCATACAAATAAACCTGGGGTTTTGGTGGAAATAGGGTTCTTATCCAATCCACAAGAAGCCGCAAATCTGAAAGATGAAGCTTATCAGGAAAAAGTTGCAGCCTCAATATATGAAGGCATGCTCAGATATTTTACAGATGAACAAAAATTTTGGGAAAAATAAAGAGGGGTCCTGGATCCTTCTTTTTCTTTTTGGAAAAAATATCTTTCAGAAATGTGTGATAGGTTTAACACTTAGGAATTTTATCAATATGTTATACTGTCCTTGGAGATAAATTTTTACAGAGGAAGGTGTCATTATGTTAACTGAAGCTAAGGTGCGCGAAAGTTTAAAAGACCTTAAGGAACCATTTTTACATAAAACACTCGAAGAGATAAATGCAATCGAAGAAATCAAGATCAAAGAAGAGAAGAACCATGTAAGCGTTAAAATAGCTATCGCGAAAACAGGTACTGCAGAACAGCTGCAGCTGCAAACGGAAATTGTCAATATCTTAAAAAGCGCTGGAGCGGAATCTGTAGGATTGCGTTTCTCTGAACTGCCTGCAGAAGTTCTATCAAAATTCCAGACAGCGGCTCCTGAAGAAGAGGAAGGCTTGCTGTCTCCTAATAGCCAAACAACATTCATCGCGATCGCAAGCGGAAAAGGAGGAGTAGGTAAATCTACTGTTTCCGTTAACCTTGCTGTCTCACTTGCTCGTTTAGGTAAAAAAGTTGGACTTGTTGATGCTGACATCTACGGTTTCAGTGTTCCTGACATGATGGGCATCACAAAGCGTCCGGTTGTAAGGGGAGAAAGAATCATTCCAGTAGAAAGACACGGAGTGAAAGTCATCTCTATGGGATTCTTTGTTGAAGATAATGCACCAATTATTTGGCGCGGACCGATGCTAGGCAAAATGCTGAATAGCTTCTTCAATGAAGTAGAATGGGGAGAACTGGATTATCTCCTGTTGGACTTGCCACCAGGAACAGGGGATGTAGCATTGGATGTACACACCATGCTGCCATCATGTAAAGAAATCATCGTTACCACTCCGCACCCGACAGCAGCGTTCGTTGCTGCGCGTGCAGGTGCGATGGCGCTTCGTACAGAACATGAAATTCTCGGTGTCATTGAAAATATGTCTTACTTTGAAAGCAAGCTGACTGAAGAAAAAGAATATGTCTTTGGGCAAGGCGGCGGTGAAAAGCTGGCAGACGAGCTAAACACTAAGCTGTTAGGCAAACTGCCATTAGGCCAGCCAACCTGGAATGAAGAAGACTTTGCACCATCCATTTATCAGGAAGACGATAAAATTGGCGCCCTTTATACAAATATTGCCCAGCAAGTCGTCCAAATGCTTGGAAAGTAATATAACAAGAGAGCCTCTCCTTTTCAGGAGAGGCTCTTTCATATCATTTTTGCTTGCTGGTCGGGGCTGACCAACAGCCTGTCCTTATTTATTGACCTCCAGAGCCTCCGCCTTCTTCAGAACCGCCACCGCCGCCGGAACCACCGCCGCCTTCTTCAGAGTCGCCTT
This window of the Mesobacillus jeotgali genome carries:
- the cwlD gene encoding N-acetylmuramoyl-L-alanine amidase CwlD; translated protein: MLKKLKFGLFAAGLVVLFLILQYDFTENDSWESWNLPLSGKIIYLDPGHGGVDPGAGEEEPFEKDIALSVSLKLRDYLQQQGALVIMTRETDVDLADKGLKGYSKRKVQDLKRRLDLVNDSEADFFATIHLNAIPSSKWKGAQTFYSTNYKENKRAAKLIQDELRRNLENTDRDAKAANGIYLLKHTNKPGVLVEIGFLSNPQEAANLKDEAYQEKVAASIYEGMLRYFTDEQKFWEK
- a CDS encoding Mrp/NBP35 family ATP-binding protein, translating into MLTEAKVRESLKDLKEPFLHKTLEEINAIEEIKIKEEKNHVSVKIAIAKTGTAEQLQLQTEIVNILKSAGAESVGLRFSELPAEVLSKFQTAAPEEEEGLLSPNSQTTFIAIASGKGGVGKSTVSVNLAVSLARLGKKVGLVDADIYGFSVPDMMGITKRPVVRGERIIPVERHGVKVISMGFFVEDNAPIIWRGPMLGKMLNSFFNEVEWGELDYLLLDLPPGTGDVALDVHTMLPSCKEIIVTTPHPTAAFVAARAGAMALRTEHEILGVIENMSYFESKLTEEKEYVFGQGGGEKLADELNTKLLGKLPLGQPTWNEEDFAPSIYQEDDKIGALYTNIAQQVVQMLGK